The Paraburkholderia fungorum genome window below encodes:
- a CDS encoding LysR family transcriptional regulator, whose protein sequence is MELRQLRYFVAVVEHGSMGRAAAELGVVTSALSQQISRLESELSTRLLQRTSSGVILTDAGLAFWRQAQLALRHVDGAAHAAQHARLSGHVSVGMAPSTTGVLGLAFMRAMHERYPDVRLRMVESLSGHLATMLNGRQIDLAILFQSAVGQRFSATPLIDERLFAIAAADFEPMPATKKARLAQIAPLPLILPSSPHGLRSLLTSAFASARCEPNIIAEIDGLAMLMDAVGGGIGVTIQPGAALARRDRAAFRAIPIADRHMVRTNQLVSLSDDELSPAGLAARVVLADVARSLVTSGQWVGATLAESPAR, encoded by the coding sequence TTGGAACTGCGCCAGCTTCGCTATTTTGTGGCCGTGGTCGAACACGGCAGCATGGGCCGCGCAGCGGCGGAACTCGGTGTGGTCACCTCTGCGCTGAGCCAGCAGATCAGCCGCCTCGAAAGCGAACTGTCGACGCGCCTGCTGCAACGCACATCGAGCGGCGTGATTCTCACGGATGCCGGGCTGGCGTTCTGGCGTCAGGCGCAACTCGCGCTGCGTCACGTCGACGGTGCGGCGCACGCCGCGCAGCACGCGCGCCTGTCGGGCCACGTGAGCGTGGGCATGGCGCCGAGCACGACGGGCGTGCTCGGTCTCGCGTTCATGCGCGCGATGCACGAGCGTTATCCCGACGTGCGCCTGCGCATGGTCGAGAGCCTGTCGGGGCACCTCGCCACCATGCTCAACGGCCGCCAGATCGATCTCGCTATCCTGTTCCAGAGCGCTGTCGGACAGCGTTTCAGCGCGACACCGCTGATCGACGAACGTCTGTTCGCCATCGCCGCCGCCGATTTCGAACCCATGCCGGCGACCAAGAAAGCCAGGCTCGCGCAAATCGCGCCGCTGCCGCTGATCCTGCCGAGCAGTCCGCACGGCTTGCGCTCGCTGCTGACGTCCGCGTTTGCGAGCGCCAGGTGCGAGCCGAACATCATCGCCGAGATCGACGGGCTGGCGATGCTGATGGATGCCGTGGGCGGCGGCATCGGCGTAACCATCCAGCCGGGGGCGGCGCTCGCGCGACGCGACAGGGCGGCCTTTCGTGCCATTCCGATTGCCGACAGGCACATGGTTCGCACCAACCAGCTCGTGAGCCTTTCCGACGACGAATTGTCGCCCGCCGGGCTCGCCGCCCGCGTGGTGCTCGCGGATGTCGCGCGTTCGCTGGTCACGAGCGGCCAATGGGTGGGCGCGACGCTCGCCGAATCGCCAGCGCGATAA
- a CDS encoding DUF4148 domain-containing protein, whose product MKSLVQAVVIAATLAAPVAVFAQSNQPLTRAQVREQLVQIEKAGYNPARSNPNEYPANVQAAEARVAAQNSAVGGVTSGSSQEGHAVAQ is encoded by the coding sequence ATGAAGTCGCTCGTTCAAGCCGTTGTTATCGCCGCTACCCTTGCTGCTCCGGTTGCTGTTTTCGCCCAGTCGAACCAACCCCTGACCCGCGCTCAAGTGCGTGAACAACTGGTTCAGATCGAAAAGGCTGGTTACAACCCGGCACGTTCGAACCCGAACGAATATCCGGCGAACGTCCAGGCTGCTGAAGCACGCGTTGCTGCTCAAAACAGCGCAGTGGGTGGCGTCACCAGCGGTTCGTCGCAAGAAGGCCACGCAGTCGCGCAGTAA
- the tcuA gene encoding FAD-dependent tricarballylate dehydrogenase TcuA has protein sequence MVDVLVIGGGNAALCAALMAREAGASVLLLEAAPREWRGGNSQHTRNLRCMHVAPQDVLIDAYPEEEYWQDLLKVTGGLTDEKLARLAIRASSSCRDWMRHHGVHFQPPLSGALHVARTNAFFMGGGKALVNAYFRSAEALGVQIRYNAPVDSIELDGDRFVAARIGDERIEARACVLAAGGFESNREWLREAWGQVNGEWVAENFLIRGTRFNMGVLLKYMIDAGADAIGDPSQSHCVAIDARAPLYDGGICTRVDCVSLGVVVNRNAERFYDEGEDFWPKRYAIWGRLVAQQPGQIAYSVIDSKAIGRFMPPVFPGTKANTLGELARASGLDEAAFVKTIETYNAACRIGKFDHAVLDDCHTEGIQPAKTHWAQPIDKPPFYAYALRPGITFTYLGLKVDERSAVHFGGKPSENLYVAGEMMAGNVLGKGYTAGVGMAIGTAFGRIAGTEAARAALKSKQALKEATHAVA, from the coding sequence ATGGTGGACGTACTTGTCATCGGCGGGGGCAACGCGGCCTTGTGCGCCGCATTAATGGCGCGCGAAGCCGGCGCGTCGGTATTGCTGCTCGAAGCGGCGCCGCGCGAGTGGCGCGGCGGCAATTCGCAACACACACGCAACCTGCGTTGCATGCACGTCGCGCCGCAAGACGTGCTCATCGACGCGTACCCGGAAGAAGAGTACTGGCAGGATCTGCTGAAAGTGACCGGCGGACTGACGGACGAAAAACTCGCGCGTCTCGCGATTCGCGCATCGTCGTCCTGTCGCGACTGGATGCGCCATCACGGCGTGCATTTTCAGCCGCCGCTGTCGGGCGCGCTGCATGTCGCGCGCACCAACGCGTTTTTCATGGGCGGCGGCAAGGCGCTCGTCAACGCGTATTTCCGCAGTGCCGAAGCGCTCGGCGTGCAGATTCGCTACAACGCGCCCGTCGATTCGATCGAACTCGACGGCGACCGTTTCGTCGCCGCGCGCATCGGTGACGAACGGATCGAAGCACGCGCGTGCGTGCTCGCGGCCGGCGGCTTCGAATCGAATCGCGAGTGGCTGCGCGAGGCCTGGGGGCAAGTCAATGGCGAATGGGTCGCCGAAAACTTCCTGATTCGCGGCACGCGTTTCAACATGGGCGTGCTGCTCAAATACATGATCGATGCAGGCGCGGATGCCATCGGCGATCCGTCGCAGTCGCATTGCGTGGCGATCGACGCGCGCGCGCCGCTCTACGACGGCGGCATCTGCACGCGAGTGGACTGTGTGTCGCTCGGCGTCGTGGTCAACCGGAACGCGGAGCGCTTCTACGACGAAGGTGAGGATTTCTGGCCGAAGCGCTATGCGATCTGGGGCCGCCTCGTCGCGCAGCAACCGGGACAGATTGCGTATTCGGTTATCGATTCAAAAGCGATTGGCCGCTTCATGCCGCCCGTTTTCCCCGGCACGAAGGCCAACACGCTTGGCGAACTCGCGCGTGCGAGCGGGCTCGACGAAGCGGCTTTCGTCAAAACGATCGAGACGTATAACGCCGCGTGCAGGATCGGCAAGTTCGACCACGCGGTACTCGACGACTGTCATACCGAAGGCATTCAACCGGCGAAAACGCACTGGGCCCAGCCGATCGACAAACCGCCTTTCTATGCATATGCGCTGCGACCAGGCATCACGTTCACCTATCTCGGGCTGAAGGTCGACGAACGGTCGGCGGTGCATTTCGGCGGCAAGCCGAGCGAGAACCTCTATGTGGCCGGCGAAATGATGGCGGGCAACGTGCTCGGCAAGGGCTACACGGCGGGCGTCGGCATGGCGATCGGCACCGCGTTCGGACGGATCGCCGGAACCGAAGCCGCGCGGGCGGCATTGAAATCGAAACAAGCCTTGAAGGAAGCCACTCATGCAGTCGCTTGA
- the tcuB gene encoding tricarballylate utilization 4Fe-4S protein TcuB, translated as MQSLEALTREASALASNEMPITLTAMTSAESEVSRVMQICNACRYCEGFCAVFPAMTRRLEFGRADAHFLANLCHNCSACLHACQYAPPHEFMVNVPKAMAEVRMQTYVDYAWPAGFGALYKRNGVTLALALAGGLALFLALAMALKGSLFSSPLAGNFYAVFPHNTLALLFGVVFLFSMIALGVGVRRFWRNEDPGAMSGAAVGEAVHDVLSLRYLGGGHGEGCNTGDDKFSLARRRFHHLTFYGFMLCFASTCVATLYHYLLKLEAPYALTSLPVILGTVGGLGLLGGPAGLLWLNLKRHPLAGDAAQRPMDRGFIALLLLTSASGLALMLLRDTTFMTALLAVHLGVVMALFLTLPYGKFAHGIYRSAALLKWAVEKRKPSGLLVED; from the coding sequence ATGCAGTCGCTTGAAGCGCTCACCCGCGAGGCGAGTGCGCTCGCCTCGAACGAAATGCCCATCACGCTGACGGCGATGACCTCCGCGGAATCGGAAGTCAGCCGCGTCATGCAGATCTGCAATGCGTGCCGCTATTGCGAAGGCTTCTGCGCCGTGTTCCCCGCAATGACCCGCCGCCTCGAATTCGGCCGCGCCGACGCGCACTTTCTCGCGAATCTCTGCCACAACTGCAGCGCCTGTCTGCATGCCTGTCAGTACGCGCCGCCGCACGAATTCATGGTCAATGTGCCGAAGGCGATGGCCGAGGTGCGCATGCAAACGTATGTGGATTACGCGTGGCCCGCAGGCTTCGGTGCGCTGTACAAGCGCAACGGCGTGACGCTCGCACTGGCGCTGGCGGGCGGCCTCGCGCTGTTCCTCGCGCTCGCGATGGCGCTCAAGGGTTCGCTGTTTTCGTCACCACTCGCCGGCAACTTCTACGCGGTGTTTCCGCACAACACGCTCGCGCTGCTGTTCGGCGTGGTCTTCCTGTTCTCGATGATCGCGCTAGGTGTCGGCGTGCGGCGTTTCTGGCGCAATGAAGACCCCGGCGCGATGTCCGGCGCAGCGGTCGGGGAGGCGGTTCACGACGTGCTGAGCCTGCGTTATCTCGGCGGTGGTCACGGCGAAGGCTGCAATACCGGCGACGACAAGTTCTCACTAGCACGCCGCCGTTTTCATCATCTGACGTTTTACGGCTTCATGTTGTGCTTCGCGTCGACCTGCGTCGCCACGCTCTATCACTACCTGCTGAAACTCGAAGCGCCCTACGCATTGACAAGCCTGCCGGTGATACTCGGTACAGTCGGCGGCCTCGGTTTGCTCGGCGGTCCTGCGGGTCTTTTGTGGCTGAACCTGAAGCGCCATCCGCTAGCCGGTGATGCAGCGCAGCGTCCGATGGACCGTGGCTTCATCGCGCTGCTTCTGCTGACGAGCGCAAGCGGCCTCGCGCTGATGCTGCTGCGCGACACGACGTTCATGACAGCGTTGCTCGCCGTTCACCTGGGCGTGGTGATGGCGCTGTTCCTGACACTGCCGTACGGGAAGTTCGCGCACGGCATTTACCGGAGCGCGGCGCTCCTGAAATGGGCGGTGGAAAAGAGAAAACCGAGCGGATTGCTGGTCGAGGATTAG
- the hpnH gene encoding adenosyl-hopene transferase HpnH, with protein sequence MGVPISQAWTVASYVLKQKLMRRSKYPLVLMLEPLMRCNLACAGCGKIQYPAHVLKSQLTPEQCFKAVEECGTPMVAIPGGEPLLHPQMPEIVAGLVARKKYVYMCTNALLLAKNLHLFTPSKYLSFSVHVDGQRDHHDFAVCREGGYDIAMEGVRAAVAAGFRVTTNTTLFDGADPNSVRAHFDEMMTAGVESMMVSPGYTYDKAPDQKHFLGRARSKKLFRAILSNRKKSWRFNASPIFMEFLMGKKDLTCTPWGMPTYSIFGWQKPCYLLQDGYADSFDELMESVKWSEYGTESGNPKCANCMVHSGYEASGVNYTFGSFKGMFQTVKAMLFDRYDDKGATEILAGWKKTSHEVPMVFVPKAERTDAAAKLAATGAQAAAAAKVDPDQMETAAGTEHEQLEGWTPELTTEAEIREAMEKAFDYRGDVTITRKDGSTVAGYLYDRQYGAAFKDCFVRIIPTGKQTKEVIPYPEISAIAFTGKDTAAGKTFENWVKRYWEKKAAGEKNIQIEPEYLGD encoded by the coding sequence ATGGGAGTGCCAATTTCACAGGCATGGACGGTCGCCAGTTACGTCCTGAAGCAGAAGTTGATGCGGCGGAGCAAGTATCCGCTCGTCCTGATGCTCGAACCGCTCATGCGCTGCAATCTGGCGTGTGCGGGGTGCGGGAAAATCCAGTACCCGGCGCACGTTCTGAAGTCGCAACTCACGCCTGAACAGTGCTTCAAGGCCGTCGAGGAATGCGGCACGCCGATGGTCGCGATTCCCGGCGGCGAACCGCTTCTGCATCCGCAGATGCCGGAGATCGTCGCTGGTCTCGTCGCGCGCAAAAAGTACGTGTACATGTGCACGAACGCGTTGCTGCTCGCAAAGAATCTTCATCTGTTCACGCCGAGCAAGTACCTGTCGTTCTCGGTTCACGTCGACGGCCAGCGCGACCACCACGATTTCGCCGTGTGCCGTGAAGGCGGCTACGACATCGCGATGGAAGGCGTTCGGGCAGCGGTCGCGGCGGGTTTCCGCGTGACCACGAATACGACGCTGTTCGACGGTGCAGACCCGAACAGCGTGCGTGCGCACTTCGACGAAATGATGACGGCGGGCGTCGAAAGCATGATGGTGTCGCCCGGCTACACGTACGACAAAGCGCCGGACCAGAAGCACTTCCTCGGCCGCGCTCGTTCGAAGAAGCTGTTCCGCGCGATCCTGTCGAACCGGAAGAAGAGCTGGCGCTTCAACGCGTCGCCGATCTTCATGGAATTCCTGATGGGCAAGAAGGACCTGACCTGCACGCCGTGGGGCATGCCGACATACAGCATTTTTGGCTGGCAGAAGCCGTGCTATCTGCTGCAGGACGGCTACGCGGACAGCTTCGACGAGCTGATGGAAAGCGTGAAGTGGTCCGAGTACGGCACTGAAAGCGGCAACCCGAAATGCGCGAACTGCATGGTGCACTCGGGCTACGAAGCGAGCGGCGTGAACTACACGTTCGGCTCGTTCAAGGGCATGTTCCAGACGGTCAAGGCGATGCTGTTCGACCGTTACGACGACAAGGGCGCGACCGAAATTCTCGCCGGCTGGAAGAAGACGTCGCACGAAGTGCCGATGGTGTTCGTCCCGAAGGCTGAGCGCACGGACGCTGCCGCCAAGCTGGCCGCAACTGGGGCGCAAGCCGCGGCAGCCGCCAAGGTCGATCCGGATCAGATGGAAACCGCCGCCGGTACCGAGCACGAGCAACTCGAGGGTTGGACGCCGGAACTGACGACCGAAGCCGAAATTCGCGAGGCGATGGAAAAGGCCTTCGATTATCGCGGCGACGTGACGATCACCCGCAAAGACGGCTCGACCGTCGCGGGCTATCTGTACGACCGTCAATACGGCGCGGCCTTCAAGGACTGCTTCGTCCGCATCATCCCGACCGGCAAGCAGACGAAGGAAGTGATTCCGTATCCGGAGATCAGCGCTATTGCGTTCACCGGTAAAGATACTGCGGCTGGCAAGACCTTCGAAAACTGGGTCAAGCGATATTGGGAAAAGAAGGCCGCTGGCGAGAAGAACATCCAGATCGAGCCGGAATATCTCGGCGATTAA
- a CDS encoding MFS transporter: MATAPNTQSASAPPLSKFGAVLRVTSGNFLEQFDFFLFGFYATFIAKTFFPAASEFASLMQTFAVFGAGFLMRPLGAIILGAYIDKVGRRRGLIVTLSIMASGTILIACVPGYASIGLVAPALVLIGRLLQGFSAGAELGGVSVYLAEMATPGKKGFYTAWQSASQQVAIVVAAALGYALNLMLTPAQIGAWGWRVPFFIGCMIVPFLYVLRRSLQETAEFQARRHHPATSEVFRSMLENWRTVVAGMLMVAMTTTTFYLITVYTPTFGRAVLHLSTADSLVVTLLVGVSNFVWLPIGGALSDRIGRKPLLLFISALAIVSSYPALSWLAQSPSFLRMLAVLLYFSFFFGVYNGAMVAALTEVMPVNVRVAGFSLAFSLATAIFGGFTPAVSTFLIQATGDKAAPAYWLIFAALCGFSATLALYRRGGAAELQAKLG; this comes from the coding sequence ATGGCAACCGCCCCCAATACACAATCGGCGAGCGCACCGCCCCTTTCGAAGTTCGGTGCCGTGCTGCGCGTCACGAGCGGCAACTTCCTCGAGCAGTTCGATTTCTTTCTATTCGGTTTCTACGCGACTTTCATCGCCAAGACGTTTTTCCCGGCCGCGAGCGAATTCGCGTCGCTGATGCAGACCTTCGCCGTATTCGGCGCGGGCTTCCTGATGCGTCCGCTCGGCGCAATCATACTGGGCGCCTATATCGACAAGGTCGGGCGACGGCGCGGGCTGATCGTCACGCTGTCGATCATGGCGAGCGGGACGATCCTGATCGCCTGTGTGCCGGGGTACGCGAGTATCGGGCTCGTCGCACCAGCGCTCGTGTTGATCGGGCGGCTTCTGCAGGGCTTCTCGGCGGGCGCGGAACTCGGCGGCGTCTCGGTCTATCTGGCTGAGATGGCGACGCCCGGCAAGAAGGGCTTCTACACCGCGTGGCAGTCGGCGAGCCAGCAGGTGGCGATCGTCGTCGCGGCGGCGCTCGGCTATGCGTTGAACCTCATGCTGACTCCCGCGCAGATCGGCGCGTGGGGATGGCGTGTGCCGTTCTTTATCGGCTGCATGATCGTGCCGTTTCTTTACGTGCTGCGCCGCTCGCTGCAGGAGACCGCGGAGTTCCAGGCGCGTCGTCATCACCCGGCGACTTCCGAAGTCTTCCGCTCGATGCTCGAAAACTGGCGGACGGTCGTGGCCGGCATGCTGATGGTCGCGATGACGACGACCACGTTCTACCTGATCACGGTCTACACGCCGACATTCGGCCGCGCGGTGCTGCACCTGAGCACGGCAGACAGCCTCGTGGTGACGCTGCTGGTGGGCGTATCGAACTTCGTGTGGTTGCCGATCGGCGGTGCGCTGTCGGACCGGATCGGGCGCAAGCCGTTGCTGCTGTTCATTTCGGCGCTCGCCATCGTGAGTTCGTACCCGGCGCTCTCGTGGCTCGCGCAATCGCCCAGCTTTCTGCGGATGCTGGCGGTGCTGCTGTACTTCTCGTTCTTCTTCGGCGTGTACAACGGCGCGATGGTCGCTGCGTTGACCGAAGTGATGCCGGTCAACGTGCGGGTCGCCGGTTTCTCGCTGGCGTTCAGTCTCGCGACGGCCATATTCGGCGGCTTCACCCCGGCGGTGTCCACGTTCCTGATTCAGGCGACGGGAGACAAGGCCGCGCCCGCGTACTGGCTTATTTTCGCGGCGCTGTGCGGATTCTCGGCGACGCTCGCGCTCTACCGGCGAGGCGGAGCAGCAGAGTTGCAGGCGAAGCTTGGGTGA
- a CDS encoding YqhA family protein: protein MVRRILASSRYIMVVPVVGTFLGSLALILYEAVVLYTNAVDAIRNRSFTTKSVKIFAVGIVEAVDVFLIAIAVYIISIGLYSLFVDDKLPLPKWLEVSNLEDLKGNLVSVVIAVLAVLFLREAVAWDGSREIAPFGIALALVIAALTFFLMKNNIRRK from the coding sequence ATGGTACGACGTATCCTGGCTTCGAGCCGTTACATCATGGTCGTTCCGGTCGTCGGAACGTTTCTGGGTTCGTTGGCGCTGATTCTTTACGAGGCGGTAGTCCTGTACACGAACGCCGTTGATGCCATCCGGAATCGCTCGTTCACTACCAAGTCGGTCAAGATATTCGCGGTTGGAATCGTGGAAGCTGTCGACGTATTCCTGATCGCGATTGCGGTCTACATCATCAGCATTGGCCTCTATTCGCTGTTCGTCGATGACAAACTGCCGCTGCCGAAGTGGCTCGAAGTCAGCAATCTCGAAGACCTGAAGGGGAATCTGGTCAGCGTCGTCATTGCCGTCCTTGCGGTTCTGTTTCTGCGCGAAGCGGTGGCATGGGATGGATCGCGTGAAATCGCTCCGTTCGGCATTGCGTTAGCGTTGGTGATTGCTGCCCTGACTTTCTTCCTTATGAAAAACAATATCCGGAGAAAGTGA
- a CDS encoding IlvD/Edd family dehydratase, translating into MSASTPRRLRSQEWFDDPSHADMTALYVERFMNYGLTREELQSGRPIIGIAQTGSDLAPCNRHHIELAARTKAGIRDAGGIPMEFPVHPLAEQSRRPTAALDRNLAYLGLVEILHGFPLDGVVLTTGCDKTTPALLMAAATVDMPAIVLSGGPMLDGWHEGKRVGSGTVIWHARNLLATGEIDYEGFMQLTTASSPSIGHCNTMGTALSMNAIAEALGMSLPGCASIPAAYRERGQMAYATGKRIVDLVRDDVRPSHIMTKEAFENAIVVASALGASSNCPPHLIAIARHIGVELSLDDWQRVGEQVPLIVNCMPAGEFLGESFHRAGGVPAVFQELRKADLVHGECLTVSGRTIAEIADQAPTPDRDVIKTTDEPLKHGAGFIVLSGNFFDSAIMKMSVVGDAFRQTYLSEPGAENTFEARAIVFDGPEDYHARINDPSLEIDQHCILVIRGAGTVGYPGSAEVVNMAPPAELVRQGITSLPTLGDGRQSGTSASPSILNMSPEAAVGGGIALLRTNDRIRVDLNSRSVNVLVDEDELARRRETATFEIPPAQTPWQELYRKTVGQLSTGGCLEPATLYLKVIAERGNPRHSH; encoded by the coding sequence ATGTCAGCATCCACACCGCGCCGGCTGCGTAGCCAGGAATGGTTCGACGACCCATCGCACGCGGATATGACGGCGCTGTACGTCGAACGTTTCATGAACTACGGCCTGACGCGCGAAGAGCTTCAGTCGGGTCGTCCGATCATCGGCATTGCGCAGACGGGCAGCGACCTCGCGCCTTGCAATCGCCACCATATCGAACTGGCGGCGCGCACGAAGGCGGGCATTCGCGATGCGGGCGGAATTCCGATGGAGTTTCCGGTTCATCCGCTCGCGGAACAGAGCCGCCGGCCGACCGCCGCGCTCGACCGCAACCTCGCCTACCTCGGCCTCGTTGAAATCCTGCACGGCTTTCCGCTCGACGGCGTCGTGCTGACCACCGGTTGCGACAAGACCACGCCCGCGCTACTGATGGCAGCCGCGACCGTGGACATGCCCGCTATCGTGCTGTCGGGCGGTCCGATGCTCGACGGCTGGCATGAAGGCAAGCGGGTCGGTTCGGGCACGGTCATCTGGCACGCGCGGAATCTGCTGGCGACCGGCGAAATCGACTACGAAGGCTTCATGCAACTGACGACCGCATCGTCGCCTTCCATCGGCCACTGCAACACGATGGGCACCGCGCTGTCGATGAACGCGATCGCCGAGGCGCTCGGCATGTCGCTGCCCGGTTGCGCGAGCATTCCGGCGGCGTATCGCGAGCGCGGCCAGATGGCGTATGCAACGGGCAAGCGCATCGTCGACCTCGTGCGTGACGACGTGCGTCCGTCGCACATCATGACGAAGGAAGCATTTGAAAACGCGATTGTCGTGGCGTCGGCGTTGGGCGCGTCGAGCAACTGCCCGCCGCATCTGATTGCGATTGCGCGCCACATCGGCGTGGAGTTGAGTCTCGACGACTGGCAGCGTGTGGGCGAGCAGGTGCCGCTGATCGTCAACTGCATGCCCGCGGGCGAATTCCTCGGCGAGAGTTTTCACCGCGCGGGCGGCGTGCCTGCCGTGTTCCAGGAACTCAGGAAGGCCGACCTCGTGCATGGTGAATGTCTCACCGTGTCGGGCCGCACGATTGCCGAGATCGCAGATCAGGCGCCGACGCCCGATCGCGACGTCATCAAGACGACCGACGAGCCGCTCAAGCATGGCGCGGGTTTCATCGTGCTGTCCGGCAATTTCTTCGACAGTGCGATCATGAAGATGTCGGTGGTCGGCGATGCTTTCCGTCAGACCTATCTGAGCGAGCCGGGCGCGGAAAATACCTTCGAGGCACGCGCGATCGTGTTCGACGGTCCCGAGGATTATCACGCGCGTATCAACGACCCGTCGCTCGAAATCGACCAGCACTGCATTCTGGTGATTCGCGGCGCGGGCACGGTCGGTTATCCGGGCAGCGCCGAAGTGGTGAACATGGCGCCGCCCGCTGAACTCGTGCGCCAGGGCATCACGTCGCTGCCTACTCTGGGCGACGGACGTCAGAGCGGCACGTCCGCGAGTCCGTCGATTCTCAACATGTCGCCGGAAGCGGCGGTTGGCGGCGGAATTGCGCTGCTGCGCACGAACGACCGTATCCGCGTGGATCTGAATTCGCGCAGCGTGAACGTGCTGGTCGACGAAGATGAACTCGCGCGACGCCGCGAAACAGCGACCTTCGAGATTCCCCCGGCGCAGACGCCGTGGCAGGAGCTGTATCGCAAGACCGTCGGCCAGCTGTCGACCGGCGGCTGTCTCGAACCGGCGACGCTTTATCTCAAGGTGATTGCCGAGCGTGGCAATCCGCGGCATTCGCATTGA
- a CDS encoding fumarylacetoacetate hydrolase family protein: protein MSATSPSSFLPSDVDQALLVGRVWRKSDQHEGPCVVVVRNGEVFDITATVPTTADLFERENAAQVARTAPGVSLGAVADLIAANVPGAAASSVRLLAPCDIQAIKACGVTFAVSLIERVIEEQAGGDPAKAKEVRETIASMIGTDLSKIEPGSEAAMKLKAELERRGAWSQYMEVGIGPDAEVFSKSQPMSAVGFGADVGLLAASTWNNPEPEIVLAVNSRGEIVGATLGNDVNLRDIEGRSALLLGKCKDNNGSCAIGPFVRLFDDTFSLDSVRSASVALRVEGADDDFVLEGVSHMSEISRDPADLVSQTWGRHHQYPDGFMLFLGTMFSPIKDRDAAGGGFTHHLGDVVTISTSQLGALTNTVRLSTEIEPWTFGVRALYRNLAARGLLGAE from the coding sequence ATGTCCGCAACTTCCCCCTCCAGTTTCCTCCCGAGCGATGTCGATCAGGCGCTGCTCGTGGGCCGCGTGTGGCGTAAAAGCGATCAGCACGAAGGTCCGTGCGTGGTCGTCGTGCGTAACGGCGAGGTGTTCGACATCACCGCAACCGTGCCGACCACGGCCGATCTGTTCGAGCGCGAAAACGCTGCGCAGGTCGCGCGTACGGCGCCCGGCGTGTCGCTCGGCGCGGTCGCCGATCTGATCGCGGCTAACGTGCCCGGTGCCGCTGCGTCCTCCGTGCGACTGCTCGCGCCGTGCGACATCCAGGCGATCAAGGCATGCGGCGTCACGTTCGCGGTGAGCCTGATCGAGCGCGTCATCGAGGAACAGGCGGGCGGCGATCCGGCGAAGGCGAAGGAAGTGCGCGAAACCATCGCGTCGATGATCGGCACGGATCTGTCGAAGATCGAGCCGGGCTCGGAAGCGGCGATGAAGTTGAAGGCCGAACTCGAACGACGCGGTGCGTGGTCGCAATACATGGAAGTCGGCATCGGTCCCGACGCGGAAGTGTTCTCGAAGTCGCAGCCGATGTCGGCGGTTGGTTTCGGCGCGGACGTGGGTCTGCTGGCCGCGTCGACCTGGAACAACCCGGAGCCGGAAATTGTGCTGGCGGTGAATAGCCGTGGCGAGATCGTCGGCGCGACGCTCGGCAACGACGTGAACCTGCGCGATATCGAAGGCCGTTCGGCGTTGCTGCTCGGCAAGTGCAAGGACAACAACGGCTCGTGCGCGATTGGTCCGTTCGTGCGTCTGTTCGACGACACGTTCTCGCTCGACTCGGTGCGCTCGGCCAGCGTTGCGCTGCGGGTGGAAGGCGCCGACGATGATTTCGTGCTCGAAGGCGTGAGCCACATGAGCGAGATCAGCCGCGACCCGGCCGACCTCGTGTCGCAGACGTGGGGACGTCATCACCAGTACCCGGACGGCTTCATGCTGTTCCTCGGCACGATGTTCTCGCCGATCAAGGACCGCGATGCAGCGGGCGGCGGTTTCACTCATCACCTCGGCGACGTGGTGACGATTTCGACGTCGCAACTGGGCGCGCTGACCAACACGGTCCGCCTGAGCACGGAAATCGAGCCATGGACGTTCGGCGTGCGCGCGCTTTACCGCAATCTGGCCGCGCGCGGTTTGCTGGGCGCTGAGTGA